The sequence ATCAAGTGTATTTGAGAAGATATACTCACTGGAACTTGCAGTCTGCGAACAGGGCATGCCACTCTGGATGTACAACAACTGGCTGAACAAGTACGGTTTTCAGAGGATCCCACCCAAGGCTTCCAAACCCAGTGTAAAAAGGATCTTTGAAAGGGATATACCTGAACTTGGGGTAGATGGGCTGAGAATAATTGGAGATATTGGCTCCACACTCAAGGCTCGCTTCAAGGGCTGCACACAATGTATGACCTGTTCAAGAAAGTGTCCTGAAAATGCCCTGACAATTGAAGATGGCGAGGCCATTGTACGAACGGATCTGTGCAATGGAATGGCATGCCTGAAGTGCGAGCTTTCGTGTCCTGAGAAGGTGTTCAAGTTCCGGGATCTTTTAGTGCCAAACAAGGAATAAGTGATTGCCTTAAAAAAGGAATTAAAAACATTTATTCTCTATTTTGAATAATTTCTATTAGTTTTTCATTGAATATTTTAAATTCAATAATAAATTCTAGCGCTGTTTTTATGAAAAATGATTTTAAGTATTTATTTTAAAAAAAGGAAAAAAGAATAAATAAATTTTTTCTCAAAATTTGGCTCAAGTTATGGGTATGTTTGCGGTTGACCAGGCTTTCACTTTAACAAAAGAGGGTAAAACACCGTTAGTTTTGTAGGAAGTTAGTATTCTGCTAAAGAGATAAACTAATGATTTGTAACCGATGTTCCCTAAACTTGTTGTACCGTAATTAGGAGCTCTTCCATAATTTTCTATGAAATCTGCTACGTTACCTGCTAATTCTGAATAGCTAGCTTGGTTTAATGTTCCAGTATTTACACTTTCACTAGTACTTGTTGGTGATGAAACACTTCCAACACTTATAGGTGCAGTTATACTGGCGTTAAGTTGCCATACACATCGTGAGGCTAAAAATAGGAACTGAGTTGTACTTAAAGTTGAGGTTCCTACAGCAACTGTACTAGGCAGTGCTTTATTAGTCTCAATATAACTTTTAACCCTTGAAGCTGCATTAGTGATCTGATCCACAGTGAAGAATGTGTCAACTATTGGGATATTTGATGCAGACCAAGCTTTTACATTGATATAGTAAGGTAATCCACCAGGCAAACCATTAAAGTATGTATTATGATAATTCAGTACCCTACTGAATAAGTAAACTAATGATTTGTAACCGATGTTCCCTAAACTTGTTGTACCATAATTGGGGGCTCTTCCATTATTTTGTATGAAGGTCGTTACAGTGGCAGCTAAATTTTGGTATGAACTCCATTCTAAACTTCCGCTTGTTACACTTTCACTTTCACTAGGAGCTGTACCATAATTTCCACTTATTATGGGTGTATCACTTCCCCCACCCAGTTCATCAACAGCCTTTGCTTCGAGATACAAGAACTGTGCTATAGTTATGGTTGTTTCACCGATCTGTACTGTACTTGGAAGTGCCTTATTGGTTTCAATGTAATTTTTAACCCATACTGCAGCTGTGGATATTTGATCTGTGGTGAAACTTATATCAGTTATTGGTATATTACTGGTTGACCATGTTTTTACAACAATTGACTGAGGTAAATCGTTGTTGGTTCCGTAGTATGTAAGAATTCTACTGTACAGGTAAATTTCTGAGTTATATCCAATAGTTTGACCATTTAAAGCCATGTTTTGTGGTGCAGCACCGTTACTACTCATATAATCCACTATTTTCTGAGCGAGATCAACATATGTCTCTATACTTATGGCTTGTGTAGAAAGTTGTTCGGTACTGCTTGATGGTAACGAAAAGTTTCCAACAGTTAAATATGCACTGCCACCATATCTGAGTTGAGTAGTTGCCATTGAAACCAAATATAAAAACTGTGCCATATTTAAATTTGTTCCACCAACTTGAACCGTAGATGGTAATGCTTTATTAGTTTCAATATAACTTTTAACCCAACTTGCTGCTTCTGTGATTTGATTTAAACTGAATCCTGCTATTGTATATGTCTGTGTGTAGACTGGTGATATATTACCTGCAGCATCTATTGCTACAAACTTTAGTGTTGTTGTGTTGTTTATGGTTATTGGGTTTGTGTAAACAATTCTTGTGGTGCTTGTTGTTGGATCCGTGCCATCGGTGGTGTAATATATTGTTGCAGGTTCGTTAGGCGTTAAAATTATTGTCTGTGCACCATTGTATGTTCCTGTTCCTATGTTCGAGCTTACAGATGGTGCTGTTGCATCAACTGCAATTGGAACACTTGTTGTACATCCGTTTACTGTTGCTGTTGCATTTGCTGTACCGCTAGTATTTCCTGCAGTGATAATGATGCTTGCTTTGCCTTTGTTGAATGTTGTATTAGTTGTGTTAACCGTTCCAAGGAGGTAATTGAAGTTTATTGGTGTACCATCAGGTATGTTTCCCTGACCTGAAGTATCCTGGTTATCTGAGTTTTTTGTCAAGTCAGCAGTGACTGTTGTAGTATTTCCTCCTTTAACTGTGTTGTTTGTGGTATTTACAGATAAGATTAACCATGGACCGTAGTTTACTTGTTGACTAATATTGTTGTCGTATATGGTTGTTCCATTTGGGGCGGTGGTGCTGTTTGATATATAACTTGGTGTGTTGGTTCCCCACCAGTTATTTGTAGCATTAATTAAGGATGTTCCATTAGCCACGTAAAGCCCATACCTAAGATTTTGAGCTATTACGTTGAAATTTAAGTATCCACTTGTATTTGCTGCGAAACTGATTCCATCCCTTCCATTGGATGTGATGGTATTATTTACGAGATTAATATTGCCCCAACCTACATATATTCCATCAAAATTGTTCCCTGTGATGGTGTTGTTGTTTATATTTGTGCTTGTTTGTGAAGAGGAAGTAATTGTTCCATCTAAACTATCACTTAGGTCAATTCCATCTCTGTTGGACGTGATGGTGTTTTGGGATATGTTGATGTTGGAAGTGTTTTGGTTTACGTATATGCCGCCACCATTTTCTTCTGTGTTTCCACTGTTTGTTAGGTTGTTTCCAGTTATTTGGAAGTTGTAAATTGAGTTTTCATCTCCTTCTGCACCACTAATTCGTATACAGTATCTTGTACTGTTATTTATGGTGTTGTTTGTTATTTGGCAGTTATCAGATGCATAGTAGTAATCATTACATTCTACATCAATACCGTAGTAACATCTAGTGAGTGTATTTCCTGTTACGTTGCAGTATTCTGCTCCTCCAAATAGGATACCAAACGCACTGTCTTTTATATTGTTGTTGAGGATATTGGAGTTGGATGATATTATCATGATTCCTTTTACATTGTCATGGTTTCCCTGTATTGTATTTCCTTGTATCGTGACATTGTTGCCTTCAACTGCTATTCCACCATCCAAGGTTGATCCACTGTCAACTCCATTAGAGTAACTGCTTCCTGGAGTTCCTATGGTTATATTGTTCCCAATTATCTGACAGTTATCAGCATATGTCACAATACCACTAGTACCACCAACAAGGTTAAATCCAGTTATAATGGAGTTAATTCCATGATTCCAAATTGTTATCACTGGTAAATTAGAATTGGAAGCTTTAACAGTGACTGATCCATTGGCAACTAGGTTAATCCGTTTTTTAATGTTTAGATTTTCATTGTAAGAATTTGTTCCATTACTATAAACTGTTATTGTATCATTATTGTTTGTTCCATTATTGTCCAAAGCGGACTGGATGGACTGGTAATTATAAGTAGAATTAGGACCCACAGTCCAATTCGCTGCAGAAGCTGATCCAGAAATGCTCAGGACAAAACAAACAAATAAAAACAACAACACTATCCTTTTAGACATTCTATTATTCACCTCACACATCTTGAAGTAACAACTTAATAAAAAATCAAAGCCAAAAAAAATAACCCCCTACACAAAAACCACCCCCATTATTCTAAAAAAAAATAAAAGAGATAAATTTTTATGAAGGGGTGAATGTCATGTTTTCTGAGCTGTGTCTTCCTGAATACTTTTTTGCATCATCCCTTTTTTCTGTAATATAATTTTTGAATGATTGGTCTTTGTTGATTATTGCTGTGATTTGGTCATTCTGGCTTTGTATTTTTGGAATCAAAGCTTTAGCATTCTGGTAATGTTTCTGCGCCTCTGCGGTGTTCCCGTTTATTTCAAGTTGTATTCCTGTGTACATTTCCAAACAGTAGTCATGTTTTAATTGGAGGTATTGTCCCATGGCTAGTGCATATTCTTTTTTTATGCTTGAAGTGGAGTTACCAATCATCTCATCAACTTGCGGCTTAGTACCCACGGTTATATTCAACATACGTTCATACTTTACCTTAGCATTCTTTAAATTGGATAATCTCTCCTCTGAAGTACTGTAAGGTGCATTCAGATAAGCATCAGCCTCCGGTTGAATAATATCCACAAAATCCAAATCATACGCAGACATATAAGCTCCATTGCTATAATTTGCATTTACATTAAACTGGTATGCTCCGTATACTATGAGTGCTATTGAAGCTATTAAGAGGACTGTGATTGTTATTGTGGCTTTTTTTCCACTTTCTATTGCAGCATTTATTACAGTACCCAGTGCTCCACCAAATAATGCCCAAATAGTAAGTCCTGGGATTAATATAACCATCATTACAGGTGCGGTATCACCTGAAAAGAAGGCAAACCCAAATATGCCCATAACAACTGCACATCCTATTATTAAACCTGCAGCAAGAGCATTAATAAATGAATTAGTAGTATCTGGTTCCATCCTATAGGATAACACTGTTGCAATACAACCAGTAACAAAAGGAATCGGAATCAAACCAAAAAAGAAAGTATTAGATGCTCCAAACAGGAAATAACCAACAATAGCCATAATACTACCAACTACAAGCCCAATACCAATAGCCTTCCAGTACAATCTGTAATTCTTATTATGCCACCAGGATTCATCGAAAACCCTTCCACACTTCTTACAACGCTCAGCATCATCAGGATTATCAGTCCAACAATTAGTACAACGCTTCATAATCCATATTTCTCCTTATCTTTTTTTCTTTTATAGATTTCTTTAAAAAAGGTATGATTGAAATTTTTTAGTATTTCAATCGTTAAAAGTTATTTTCTATGGCTCCGAAATAGGCTAATTTGGTTTTTAAAAGTCCATCACCAAAATAATCACTTCCGTGGGTCATCATATGTATTGCAAAGTATTGATGGTATCCACTTCCACTACCCCAACAGGTTACATTGTAATTTGTAGTATTTGCAGAACAGGTTACATATGGATTACTAAATAATGCATGCCACGGTCCATCTGAGGAATCTCCATAATATTGCCATATTGCACCGTATGGATAAAATACCACAGTTCCATTAGGACTATATACAGGATCTGTTGTTGCATAAAGGAATGTGGGAGTTCTGATACCTACACCTGTTTCAATTAATATAGGATAATCTGCTTTGAAGTAATAAGTAATTGAGCGAGGAATTTGTCCTGAAGGATCTGCCGAGGAATTAAGAGCTTCTGTACGTAACAATTCCATATGCATAATTTTTGGTTTAACTTCCTCTAGGTCATCTGCGTTATTATCTCCCTCATCAACTTCATTTACTTCATGATTGGTGTCAGCAAGTGCTCTCACAGTATAATTACCATATTCAGTAGGAGTCCAATTAAACGACAGGGTAGTACTACTCCTGCCGTTTAATCCATTTACTCTCTGACTGCTAATCAAAGTATAATTCAAATTATTACCTGTTACGTTACCATCCATTTTAGCAACATATAATCCCACATCAAGGACCTGTGCCATTATATTTACTATCCGTTACAGTAACCTCAATAGGAACTGCATGATGGATATACACATTATTAAGCAACTTAATTTTACTTTCAAGATTAATTAAGTTAGTATAACGGAAGATACAGCCACAATCTGGTTCACAACTGCAACCATTAGCCCACTTATTAAAAATATAATTGTAGGTTCTTATGTACTGTTCATCAGTGATTTCACTTGCAGCATTCGCAATACTCAGGCCCACTGATGCAAATTTTATAACTATTTGTGCCTCATCTCCTAAACCTCCAGTGGCTGCTCCAATTATAGCATCAGAAACTAGATTAAATGCGATTATTTTCCCTCTACATTGATCGCAAATTGTCCCCCCAGTTCTTTTTTCTATTATGTCTATTTGTCCTTCGCCATCTAAAGCTGCCATTGCTTTGGATGGGAGGTCAATAATTTCACCTCCAGTTTCAATAGCGTAATCATGATCATTTGATCCTGTCAACATAACTCTTAAAGTCGTGAATACTGTATCTTTCGTCTCTATTGTTACAGGTACTCCACCAGCCTGTAATTCACTTACGATACTCCTTATTTCATTTATCTTATCTTCTATATTTGTGTAATATTGTGTTGTTAAGTTGAATTGGATGTCGGGGTCATTGTTTAGGATCCATTCTGCTCCGTTTTCATGGCCTGCTTTGATTTCATTGATTGATTGGGTTAAATTGTCAGCTTCTGTAGTATTTATTGTTGTTCCATTTGCACTTGCTATTTGTGTGTTAATTTCATCCAGTAAACTGTATTCATAGTCTAATTCGCTTTGTGCTTGATCATAATTTCCATTAACTATGGAAGTTACAGCTACACCATTGGCTTGTAGTGCAGTATTTATATTTAGAAGAAGTTTCTTTTTAGTTTTAGAAGTAATTGATGAGTTATTAACCTCAGATTTCAATTCTTGAAGTTTCTGACCAGAATATTCAGCTATTACACTACTATTAGACCCATTAGTCATGGTATCTAATTCATTAATTTTTTGAGTTAAATTTTCTACCAATGCATCCCTTGTTTGATTATCCATAGTTTGATTAGTAGAATTAACTTGATTTGTATCAGTTAATGCTTGATTTGTACTATTTGAGTCTGTTTGATTAGTAGCAGTTATAACAGTTGCCGTGGCAACTGTACTCAAAACAAAAATTAATACTATAACCATTATTGTCCCTTTTTTTATCAGTTTATCACCAACCTCAGTATAACCTATTAACTTTTAATTTTCTATAATAGGGTTTAAATATAAATATCTTTATAAAAAATTTTTTTAAAAAGAGTTACTGATCAAATAACAATGAATTAACAATAATTAGCAATTTTAATGCTCATAAACACAAAATAATAATTAGAAATAAAATTGCTGAACAATTAACATAATTATTACGGTTCAATTAATAATATGATCTATAATAATTTTAATTAAGAAATACATGTCAATGAAAATGAACACCCATATTAAAGAAAGTGTAATTACTTTTGACGATAAAAAAAATGTTTAATTAAATTATAAAACTTGGCTTTCGGCCTGATCAAAGAATCAATAACAAAAATAGCTTAGAATATTGTTAAAGACAATTTAAGTATTATTTCAATTGGGAAATAAGTTACAGTTGATTCAAATAAATGAACAACTTAGTGGGTAAAATAATTCTAGGGGCAGTTTACTTGGAAGAATCTGATAATCAAACAAAAAGGTGGTATAAAAGTGTTTTTAATATTTTATTTGACTTTTAATCCCCAATCACGACCCATTAAGCGTTGCCTTGAATTCTGTTTTTAAATCAGAATTTATATTTTTCAGGGAGTTCAGATGTGTTAAAACGGATCCATCTGTATCGTTAGTTGAAAAGATATCCTTCCTGAAGTTTGTAATGCCGTTCAAGGCTTTGAGTGTTACGTTAAGATTGTCCTGAATGGATGCAAGTTCCTTATCCCTCTCTTCACTGGAGATACTTCCAGAACTGTACTTCTTATCAATCTCTGATTTTTGGGATGTGTAAACTGAGTTGAAGTAGTTTTCAAGGTAGGTGTTCTGATCATCCATGAAATGGTTTATCTTTGCATTATTTTCATCCAGAATGATATCAATGGAGTTATCCTTTTCTTGTAGGCTAAAATCCGTTAGATGAAAGAATACAGGTAACGAAATCACAACCACTGCTACGGCTACAAGAAGCCAGTTCCTCCTATTTTTAAAGTTCATCATAATTTATTAGTGCAAATTCCAATTTAAAGTTAATGAATTCCACTTGAAGTGTTAAGGTTATTAATCAGAGTATTATAGATTTAAAATGAGTACTTCTAAAAAAAGAAGGAAATTCCTATAAAAGTAAAATAGAAGAGGTGTAAACATGCCTGTTATAACCATCGACGGACCAAAACTCACAAAGGAACAAAAATCAGAACTAGTTAAATCATTTTCAGAGAAGGCAAGTGAAATTATGGGACTGCCTGTGGAATCAATTGTCACCATAATAAGGGAAGTTGAATCTGAAAACGTTGGAACCGGAAACATTCTCCTCTGCGACAGACAAAGGAAATAATCCCCTTGATTTAACTTTTTTTATCGTCGAGAAATTAAACTTACATTAAATGTGGTGCATCTCAAGTTTTAGGAGGTTAAATGACAGATCTGATGCTTAACCAGTACAAAAAACCCATAAAAACCCACTACAAGATCCTTGGATTGAGCTGGGCCGGTTGGATTTTTGATTTCTACGATCTTATACTGTTCACATTTTTAATAATCCCCATTGGAGTAGAGCTTCACCTCTCAAAGCTCATGCTATCCTACGCCCTTGGAATTTCACTGGCAGCCACAGCCATTGGTGGAGTTATCTTCGGGTTTTTAGCGGACAGGTACGGTAGAAGAGCAGTTTTACAACTTACAATTGTTGTTTACAGTATTGGAACCTTTCTCTGTGGGTTTTCAACCAGTCTGGAGTCCCTCATTCTCTTCAGAATTATCACGGGATTAGGTGTTGGTGGTGAATGGGCCACAGGTCAAACCTACATAGGTGAAACATTTCCACCTCATTTGAGGGGTAGATATGGGTCCATCATGCAGACGGGAGCACCCCTTGGAATTGCACTTGCATCCGTCGTTGGGGGACTCCTTGAACCAACCCTGGGTTGGAGAGGCTGTTTCTTCCTTTCGGTGATCCCTGCATTCATTGTTATCTACATAAGACGTGGGCTTCCAGAATCAGACCTCTGGCTTAAAGAAAAGGAAGAACGCACCAAAAACATACTAAAAATTGCAAAAAAAGGTTTAAAGGATAAAATTCCTGAAAAAAGAGAGTTAAACAGGTTTTCAATGCTGTTTTCACGTGAATACCGAAAGGAATTCATACTTGCACTTTTACTGGCTGTTCTGGGCCTTTCAGCCTACTGGTTCACCTACTCGTGGATGCCAGATTACCTGTACTCCCAGAGGCATTTTTCCATGACAAAATCTGCACTCTGGATAATAGTAACCCAGATAGGGGGCTTTTTAGGTTATCTGTCCTTTGGATTCGTTGCAGATAAAATTGGTAGAAGACCTGCCTATTCTATTTACTGTTTCATAATGGCACTTGGACTTGTGATGATAACACTGCTCTGGAACCTCGTTGTGGCTTACCCACCAGTTATATTAACCTTCATGTTTCTTGTGGGCTTTGGAACAGGTTTCTTTGGAGGTTATGGACCCCTGTTTTCTGAACTCTTCCCAACAGCAATCAGAAATACAGCTTCTGGTTCAGCCTTCAACCTTGGA is a genomic window of Methanobacterium congolense containing:
- a CDS encoding pseudomurein-binding repeat-containing protein, translating into MSKRIVLLFLFVCFVLSISGSASAANWTVGPNSTYNYQSIQSALDNNGTNNNDTITVYSNGTNSYNENLNIKKRINLVANGSVTVKASNSNLPVITIWNHGINSIITGFNLVGGTSGIVTYADNCQIIGNNITIGTPGSSYSNGVDSGSTLDGGIAVEGNNVTIQGNTIQGNHDNVKGIMIISSNSNILNNNIKDSAFGILFGGAEYCNVTGNTLTRCYYGIDVECNDYYYASDNCQITNNTINNSTRYCIRISGAEGDENSIYNFQITGNNLTNSGNTEENGGGIYVNQNTSNINISQNTITSNRDGIDLSDSLDGTITSSSQTSTNINNNTITGNNFDGIYVGWGNINLVNNTITSNGRDGISFAANTSGYLNFNVIAQNLRYGLYVANGTSLINATNNWWGTNTPSYISNSTTAPNGTTIYDNNISQQVNYGPWLILSVNTTNNTVKGGNTTTVTADLTKNSDNQDTSGQGNIPDGTPINFNYLLGTVNTTNTTFNKGKASIIITAGNTSGTANATATVNGCTTSVPIAVDATAPSVSSNIGTGTYNGAQTIILTPNEPATIYYTTDGTDPTTSTTRIVYTNPITINNTTTLKFVAIDAAGNISPVYTQTYTIAGFSLNQITEAASWVKSYIETNKALPSTVQVGGTNLNMAQFLYLVSMATTQLRYGGSAYLTVGNFSLPSSSTEQLSTQAISIETYVDLAQKIVDYMSSNGAAPQNMALNGQTIGYNSEIYLYSRILTYYGTNNDLPQSIVVKTWSTSNIPITDISFTTDQISTAAVWVKNYIETNKALPSTVQIGETTITIAQFLYLEAKAVDELGGGSDTPIISGNYGTAPSESESVTSGSLEWSSYQNLAATVTTFIQNNGRAPNYGTTSLGNIGYKSLVYLFSRVLNYHNTYFNGLPGGLPYYINVKAWSASNIPIVDTFFTVDQITNAASRVKSYIETNKALPSTVAVGTSTLSTTQFLFLASRCVWQLNASITAPISVGSVSSPTSTSESVNTGTLNQASYSELAGNVADFIENYGRAPNYGTTSLGNIGYKSLVYLFSRILTSYKTNGVLPSFVKVKAWSTANIPIT
- a CDS encoding CARDB domain-containing protein; protein product: MDGNVTGNNLNYTLISSQRVNGLNGRSSTTLSFNWTPTEYGNYTVRALADTNHEVNEVDEGDNNADDLEEVKPKIMHMELLRTEALNSSADPSGQIPRSITYYFKADYPILIETGVGIRTPTFLYATTDPVYSPNGTVVFYPYGAIWQYYGDSSDGPWHALFSNPYVTCSANTTNYNVTCWGSGSGYHQYFAIHMMTHGSDYFGDGLLKTKLAYFGAIENNF
- the dmpI gene encoding 4-oxalocrotonate tautomerase DmpI, coding for MPVITIDGPKLTKEQKSELVKSFSEKASEIMGLPVESIVTIIREVESENVGTGNILLCDRQRK
- a CDS encoding MFS transporter, translating into MTDLMLNQYKKPIKTHYKILGLSWAGWIFDFYDLILFTFLIIPIGVELHLSKLMLSYALGISLAATAIGGVIFGFLADRYGRRAVLQLTIVVYSIGTFLCGFSTSLESLILFRIITGLGVGGEWATGQTYIGETFPPHLRGRYGSIMQTGAPLGIALASVVGGLLEPTLGWRGCFFLSVIPAFIVIYIRRGLPESDLWLKEKEERTKNILKIAKKGLKDKIPEKRELNRFSMLFSREYRKEFILALLLAVLGLSAYWFTYSWMPDYLYSQRHFSMTKSALWIIVTQIGGFLGYLSFGFVADKIGRRPAYSIYCFIMALGLVMITLLWNLVVAYPPVILTFMFLVGFGTGFFGGYGPLFSELFPTAIRNTASGSAFNLGRGAQFITPIIIAAIATKYDLSLGIFLAAVFAVATGLWIWMFPETRGRNLEELE